One Acidobacteriota bacterium genomic region harbors:
- the sppA gene encoding signal peptide peptidase SppA encodes MAMRRGVALVLVLIAVAIVLSIGAVGTVFLVMGREPGVAANSTLVLRIGGDLAEAEPGGVFNQFIESPPTVRATVEALRKAKVDRRVAGVVLVPAGANGLWGKLQELREAVVDFKTSKKPIVAYLEYGGEQEYYLASACDKVFLMPASPLDLSGLATYELFLRGAFDKIGAYPDMLHIGDYKTAANTFTERTYTPAHREMAESLTTDLYEQLVRGIAEGRRKSAAEVRAIVDRGPLLPEDAVRLGLVDDVAYEDQIDDKVSFGGQRMKRLDNDQYRHVPAASLGIDRGPKIAVIYAEGTIASGRSTSDLGSPVVGSETIIEYIRKARADETIKAIVLRVDSPGGSAIASDVIWRELMISRPSKPIISSMSDLAASGGYYIAMPAHAIVAQPGTLTGSIGVVMGKFALGGTFEKLGLNMEATSRGQYAQIYSPDRPFTPEERAKVEEQMQATYDLFVEKAAQARRTTPEKIDAIAQGRVWTGSQAKRLGLVDELGGLQRAVALAKQHAKIDPATEVQLVVYPPKRSFYELVAEPFGEGASASALLSLVHPMERRAMLQLATPLRLFRSGEPLALMPNVFLR; translated from the coding sequence GTGGCCATGCGGCGCGGCGTCGCTCTCGTGCTCGTTCTCATCGCTGTCGCGATCGTCCTCTCCATCGGCGCGGTGGGGACCGTGTTCCTCGTCATGGGACGCGAGCCGGGCGTCGCCGCCAACTCCACGCTCGTGCTCCGCATCGGCGGCGATCTCGCCGAGGCCGAACCCGGCGGCGTCTTCAACCAGTTCATCGAGTCGCCACCGACCGTGCGCGCCACGGTCGAGGCCTTGCGCAAGGCCAAGGTCGATCGGCGTGTCGCCGGCGTCGTCCTCGTGCCGGCCGGTGCGAACGGCCTGTGGGGCAAGCTCCAGGAGCTGCGCGAGGCGGTCGTCGATTTCAAGACGTCCAAGAAGCCGATCGTCGCGTATCTCGAGTACGGCGGCGAGCAGGAGTACTACCTCGCATCAGCCTGCGACAAGGTCTTCCTCATGCCCGCGAGCCCGCTCGATCTCAGCGGGCTGGCCACGTACGAACTGTTCCTGCGGGGGGCGTTCGACAAGATCGGGGCCTACCCCGACATGCTGCACATCGGCGACTACAAGACGGCGGCGAACACGTTCACGGAGAGGACCTACACGCCGGCGCACCGCGAGATGGCCGAGTCGCTCACGACCGACCTTTACGAGCAGCTCGTTCGCGGCATCGCGGAGGGACGCCGCAAGTCCGCGGCCGAAGTGCGCGCCATCGTGGACCGCGGCCCGCTCCTGCCGGAGGACGCCGTGCGCCTCGGCCTCGTGGACGACGTGGCGTACGAGGATCAGATCGACGACAAGGTGAGCTTCGGCGGGCAACGCATGAAGCGGCTCGACAACGATCAGTACCGGCACGTGCCGGCCGCCTCGCTCGGCATCGATCGCGGGCCGAAGATCGCCGTCATCTACGCGGAGGGGACGATTGCGTCCGGCCGCAGCACGTCGGATCTCGGCAGCCCCGTCGTCGGATCGGAAACGATCATCGAGTACATCCGCAAGGCGCGGGCCGACGAGACGATCAAGGCCATCGTCCTGCGCGTGGACAGCCCCGGCGGATCCGCGATCGCCTCGGACGTGATCTGGCGCGAGCTGATGATCTCGCGGCCGTCCAAGCCCATCATCTCGTCGATGTCCGACCTGGCCGCCTCCGGCGGCTACTACATCGCCATGCCCGCGCACGCCATCGTCGCGCAGCCCGGGACGCTGACCGGATCGATCGGCGTCGTGATGGGCAAGTTCGCGCTCGGCGGCACGTTCGAGAAGCTGGGGCTCAACATGGAGGCCACCAGCCGCGGCCAGTACGCGCAAATCTATTCCCCCGACCGCCCGTTCACGCCAGAGGAGCGGGCGAAGGTCGAAGAGCAGATGCAGGCCACCTACGACCTGTTCGTCGAGAAGGCGGCGCAGGCGCGGCGGACCACGCCGGAAAAGATCGATGCGATCGCGCAGGGGCGCGTGTGGACGGGCTCCCAGGCGAAGCGGCTCGGCCTGGTCGACGAGCTGGGCGGCCTGCAACGCGCGGTCGCCCTCGCGAAGCAGCACGCGAAGATCGACCCGGCGACCGAGGTGCAGCTCGTGGTCTACCCGCCCAAGCGCAGCTTCTACGAGCTGGTGGCGGAGCCGTTCGGCGAGGGAGCTTCAGCCTCGGCGCTGCTGTCGCTCGTGCATCCGATGGAGCGGCGGGCGATGCTGCAGCTGGCCACGCCGCTTCGGCTGTTCCGCTCGGGGGAGCCGCTCGCCCTCATGCCCAACGTGTTCCTGCGCTGA